From the Fulvia fulva chromosome 2, complete sequence genome, one window contains:
- a CDS encoding tRNA-dihydrouridine(16/17) synthase [NAD(P)(+)], whose translation MSRVFACSRWRLLIDKALRPHLIPASLPTQTYSTMAPKLHGRAFYESIGSPKHVIAPMVEQSEFAWRMLTRSFLPPDHRTSILAYSPMLHAKLFAEGPKYRVNSFQPLKPPLAISSPGDSEHAKSFTEDDVYLDGNPQIDRPLFVQFCANEPDVFLQAAKLVQPYCDAVDLNLGCPQGIAKRGHYGAFLQEDWDLIYKLINKLHKELDIPVTAKFRIQETKEKTLEYAKMILSAGASIITVHGRQRHQKGHNTGLADWTVLRYLREQLPSDTVMFANGNILQYGDLQKCLNATGADAVMSAEGNLYDPSIFAPPPPVGAEGCEYWRGQDGKGGYRADAVLRRYLDIIHKYVLRQEPPVRKPLFVPSDPVSEEEQQEPTRSDGQKREREEDNEEHQDSSAKKQKLENGRKSKSQKKAERVNQKQNGTKKPKPERSNDPNFTAMQPHCFHILRSLVNDHHDVRDALARSRSGDIEAYENVLVLTERAVKVGLLDYEKDPSKYEYPDPEEQEATDPQLSSTEAVRRCKRPFWVCQAYVRPLPQEALEKGSLSLSKKEKAKLEAQQAEKEKAGVPAEGKIEVVNDPDSKATTANASDITKEQTEIPRDGVVCG comes from the coding sequence ATGTCGCGAGTCTTTGCATGTTCCAGATGGAGACTACTGATTGATAAAGCTCTACGACCTCATCTGATCCCAGCATCATTACCGACACAGACATATTCCACCATGGCTCCCAAACTACACGGCCGAGCATTCTACGAGAGCATCGGCTCACCCAAGCATGTAATAGCACCCATGGTCGAGCAGTCCGAGTTCGCATGGCGGATGCTCACGCGCTCGTTCCTACCTCCCGACCATCGCACCTCCATCCTGGCATACTCTCCCATGCTCCACGCAAAACTGTTCGCAGAAGGTCCGAAATACCGCGTGAACAGTTTCCAGCCACTCAAGCCGCCGCTTGCGATATCGAGTCCGGGCGACAGCGAGCATGCGAAAAGCTTCACCGAAGACGACGTGTACCTAGACGGCAACCCGCAGATCGATCGCCCACTGTTCGTGCAGTTCTGCGCGAACGAGCCGGATGTGTTCCTACAGGCAGCGAAATTGGTACAGCCGTACTGTGATGCGGTGGATCTGAATCTAGGCTGTCCGCAGGGTATAGCGAAGAGAGGGCACTATGGAGCATTTTTGCAGGAAGATTGGGATCTAATTTACAAGCTGATCAACAAACTGCATAAAGAGCTCGATATACCCGTAACAGCAAAGTTCCGGATTCAAGAGACAAAGGAGAAGACGTTGGAGTATGCAAAGATGATCCTCAGTGCGGGTGCCAGTATTATCACGGTTCATGGCAGGCAGAGGCATCAGAAGGGGCATAATACTGGTTTGGCAGATTGGACCGTGCTTCGATATCTGAGGGAGCAGTTGCCGTCTGATACAGTCATGTTCGCGAATGGTAACATCCTGCAGTATGGAGATCTGCAGAAATGTCTCAATGCCACAGGCGCGGATGCCGTCATGAGTGCAGAGGGTAATCTTTACGATCCATCGATATTTGCTCCACCACCTCCGGTTGGCGCAGAAGGGTGCGAGTATTGGCGAGGTCAAGATGGCAAAGGTGGGTATCGAGCCGACGCTGTACTTAGGAGGTATTTGGACATCATCCATAAATATGTTCTTCGTCAAGAGCCGCCGGTCAGAAAGCCGCTCTTTGTCCCCTCCGATCCCGTGTCAGAAGAAGAGCAGCAGGAGCCTACGAGATCGGACGGTCAAAAGCGCGAGCGGGAAGAAGACAACGAGGAGCATCAGGACTCTTCGGCAAAAAAGCAGAAGCTGGAGAATGGTAGAAAGAGCAAAAGCCAAAAGAAAGCCGAGAGGGTGAACCAGAAGCAGAATGGCACTAAGAAGCCCAAGCCGGAGAGGAGCAACGACCCGAACTTCACAGCAATGCAGCCACATTGCTTCCACATCCTTCGGTCGCTAGTGAACGACCATCATGATGTGCGCGACGCACTTGCACGCTCGCGATCTGGCGATATCGAAGCGTACGAGAACGTGCTTGTGCTTACCGAGAGAGCCGTCaaagtaggcctacttgaTTACGAGAAAGACCCATCGAAGTACGAGTACCCCGATCCGGAAGAGCAAGAAGCAACAGATCCGCAGCTCTCTAGTACGGAAGCTGTACGGAGATGTAAACGTCCGTTCTGGGTGTGTCAGGCCTATGTTCGACCTCTACCACAAGAAGCTCTCGAGAAGGGCAGCTTGTCGCTCAGTAAGAAGGAGAAGGCGAAGCTCGAGGCACAGCAAGCTGAGAAGGAGAAGGCCGGTGTGCCTGCCGAGGGGAAGATTGAGGTCGTTAACGATCCCGACAGCAAGGCCACCACGGCCAATGCCAGCGACATCACGAAAGAGCAGACCGAGATACCCCGAGATGGGGTAGTATGTGGATGA
- a CDS encoding ABC multidrug transporter lscH, which produces MMPIFTRHAMLQSWAQRGKPETGRTLLITLSRCLRERFFAAIIPRLFLTAFRYYQPILKQQSIRYVKTSLTDDKQNVGTWLILFAVTYPGLAISTAVYHGRLNRLRLMTNSALVGRVHDKVLTTPGTTCDDGEVTTLINTDIEILVTIGEMERQPRCWVHETMKMLGFQSSMSHRITELREAELLAASKLRWVMVYYDASANALGIFSPAITLIIYAMVTKMRGDHLNMAAASSTTAILSMITHPVNMIMTILPRTIAALAGFDRVQSFLLKPRLYDHRRDLQKDDSSAAVIALQQVDIGRDTVILHDLNFQVAAGQLAVISGPTSSGKTSLLRAILGSEESLSGTISTSTKTMAYCAQQPWLPNGTIRNAIYGCTEVRDSRSEAWYDTVTTACCLEHDFVALPRGDKTSVGSRGLDLSGGQRQRVALARAIFAECGVLLLDDCFSGLDGGTEQTVYQNLCGPNGLLRRMNSTVLLVSNAYQFFEHADEVVVLGHGRIDYQGPWSMIGTKVAAVAKFSPSNASKGGESRPDLISMTAKLEHTTMEVRQQEDQTRPLGYSALYCYFLFSTAVYAVCITIPQYWLRLWTQSEGRHSTIYVTGYALTSILSWACTSSQMWSVIILIAPQSGLRLHQRLLDIVSSAPLAFFSDTDNGSTLHLFSHDIQVIDKHLPAAIQSVYWTAPMMLLEIFKLIMQVILLYLAEPWLMIPRLARAVVVYAVQKVYLRTSQQLRSLGREAKARVHSDFLETVVEGLETIRAFGWCDAATRSNIVAIDNAQRAEFLQLCVQRWLNIRAFIVLSQDPLILHNETLRLNLDSDFLASDLLPHFLSKHDATSASIFKHNVSHFGELSSGQRQLFALCRALVKARVLRRQTGSRPVVLLDEITSSLNANTERTIYRILDDEFTANGHTVVMIAHRLAGLEQYLVDGRDQAIVLADGRIQEVITDLKIEKWECLVGSME; this is translated from the exons ATGATGCCGATATTCACTCGACATGCCATGCTACAATCTTGGGCTCAGCGAG GTAAGCCAGAGACAGGTAGGACGTTACTCATAACTTTGAGCAGGTGCTTGAGAGAGCGTTTTTTTGCGGCCATCATACCACGACTATTCTTGACAGCCTTTCGCTACTACCAGCCGATCCTCAAACAACAATCCATTAGATATGTCAAAACGAGCCTGACAGACGACAAGCAAAATGTTGGCACCTGGCTGATCTTGTTCGCTGTAACATACCCTGGACTTGCG ATATCGACCGCCGTCTACCACGGTCGTCTCAACAGACTGAGACTGATGACCAACAGTGCCCTGGTAGGACGAGTTCACGACAAAGTGCTCACGACACCAGGCACTACTTGCGACGACGGCGAGGTCACCACACTGATAAATACCGACATAGAGATCCTGGTAACCATCGGGGAGATG GAGCGACAGCCTCGATGTTGGGTCCATGAGACGATGAAAATGCTCGGCTTTCAGTCCAGCATGAGCCATCGCATCACTGAGCTTCGTGAAGCAGAGCTGCTTGCCGCTTCCAAACTTCGATGGGTCATGGTCTACTACGATGCATCTG CGAATGCTTTGGGAATATTCTCGCCAGCCATCACCCTCATCATCTACGCGATGGTCACCAAGATGCGTGGAGACCATTTGAACATGGCCGCTGCATCCTCGACCACTGCTATTCTAAGCATGATCACTCATCCGGTCAACATGATCATGACCATTCTGCCTCGAACCATAGCCGCCCTCGCAGGATTTGACAGAGTGCAATCATTCCTCCTCAAGCCACGCCTATACGATCATCGACGAGATCTGCAGAAGGATGACAGTTCGGCTGCAGTCATTGCCCTCCAGCAGGTGGACATTGGCCGAGACACGGTCATACTGCACGACTTGAATTTTCAAGTAGCAGCTGGGCAATTAGCAGTCATCTCTGGGCCCACAAGCAGTGGAAAGACATCTCTGCTGCGAGCTATCCTTGGCAGTGAGGAGTCCCTCTCAGGCACTATCAGCACTTCCACAAAGACGATGGCGTACTGCGCTCAACAGCCTTGGTTGCCCAATGGCACAATTCGAAATGCCATATATGGATGCACTGAAGTTCGGGATTCGAGGTCAGAAGCATGGTATGATACTGTTACCACAGCGTGTTGTCTCGAGCACGACTTTGTCGCACTTCCACGCGGAGACAAGACATCAGTTGGCAGTAGAGGGCTCGACTTATCTGGAGGTCAAAGACAGAGAGTG GCCCTCGCCAGAGCAATTTTCGCAGAATGTGGTGTGCTTTTGCTGGACGACTGTTTCAGCGGCTTGGACGGCGGGACTGAGCAGACGGTGTATCAGAACCTTTGTGGGCCCAACGGGCTACTTCGTCGGATGAACAGCACAGTCTTGCTCGTCTCAAATGCAT ATCAGTTTTTCGAGCACGCAGATGAAGTCGTGGTTCTTGGACATGGCAGAATCGACTATCAGGGACCTTGGAGTATGATCGGCACAAAGGTAGCAGCTGTGGCAAAGTTTTCTCCGTCCAATGCCAGCAAAGGTGGCGAAAGTAGACCAGATTTGATCTCAATGACCGCTAAGCTGGAACATACGACGATGGAGGTTCGACAACAGGAAGATCAGACACGACCCTTAGGATATTCTGCTCTCTACT GCTACTTTCTATTCAGCACAGCGGTCTATGCTGTCTGCATCACCATTCCACAATACTGGCTGCGACTGTGGACGCAATCGGAAGGCAGACACTCCACCATTTACGTTACTGGCTATGCTCTAACCTCGATTCTATCATGGGCCTGCACCAGCAGCCAGATGTGGTCAGTCATCATTCTAATCGCTCCTCAGTCAGGATTGCGACTTCATCAACGTCTCTTGGATATTGTATCGAG TGCACCATTAGCCTTCTTCTCCGACACCGACAACGGGTCAACTTTGCATCTGTTCAGCCACGACATTCAAGTCATCGATAAACATTTGCCAGCGGCGATCCAGAGCGTCT ATTGGACTGCGCCGATGATGCTCTTAGAAATCTTTAAACTAATCATGCAGGTGATACTCCTATATCTAGCAGAGCCGTGGCTCATGATACCACGGCTAGCTCGCGCGGTGGTAGTCTATGCCGTTCAGAAAGTGTACCTCAGGACATCTCAACAACTTCGTTCCCTGGGGCGGGAAGCGAAGGCCAGAGTCCACTCCGACTTCTTGGAGACTGTAG TTGAAGGACTTGAAACGATAAGAGCCTTCGGGTGGTGTGACGCAGCGACTCGAAGCAACATCGTAGCCATCGACAATGCTCAGCGCGCAGAGTTCCTCCAGCTCTGTGTCCAACGCTGGCTCAACATC CGAGCTTTCATAGTCCTTTCTCAAGACCCACTGATCCTGCACAATGAGACACTGCGACTTAATCTCGACTCCGACTTCCTGGCATCAGAC CTGTTACCACACTTCCTAAGTAAACACGATGCCACATCTGCATCTATCTTCAAGCACAACGTCTCGCACTTTGGAGAACTATCGTCCGGTCAACGCCAGCTTTTTGCGCTATGTCGGGCTCTTGTCAAGGCGAGAGTTCTACGAAGGCAGACTGGATCGAGGCCGGTTGTTCTCCTGGACGAGATCACATCGTCTTTGAATGCTAATACGGAGAGGACTATCTACCGCATCTTAGATGATGAGTTTACTGCCAACGGTCACACAGTCGTCATGATTGCGCATCGTCTTGCTGGGCTAGAGCAATACTTGGTGGATGGTAGAGATCAGGCCATCGTGTTGGCTGATGGTCGAATACAGGAAGTTATCACGGATCTGAAGATCGAGAAATGGGAATGTCTGGTGGGATCAATGGAATAG